A DNA window from Melanotaenia boesemani isolate fMelBoe1 chromosome 6, fMelBoe1.pri, whole genome shotgun sequence contains the following coding sequences:
- the LOC121641301 gene encoding gastrula zinc finger protein XlCGF57.1-like isoform X1, with protein MSSRIRFTSFQSAAEASSLGRNDGTEGGSDKASLSRDPLREGSLPCRCAATVGDNRGGFLESGQAGSRGTMAQSGWRAIDDGLVESVTSLPMMMAPVKTEDDEKELQPLSYSAHLYQTQTEGNTEVKAPTNNPDKQIKSETDGEEYGGPEISSDPDPNSHLQQHCDRKASGSSEIKYLSHFGPEMKDEDKSWNDNREHGSGVNNDVECNAAKTSLSCSECGEEFHSQRSLQRHLTKRSLSCLNSKKCLTQRKNNPKQVHTGKKTVRCDVCGKIFSHRVNLNRHMKIHTGEKPFSCDECGQRFSQKTDLNQHMRIHTGEKPFSCDECGQRFSYKTSLKLHMRIHTGDKPFSCDECGHSFRRKSKLNEHMRIHTGERPFSCIECGQRFSQKTYLNQHMRIHTGEKPFICDKCGQRFSQNTGLNQHMRTHTGDKPFSCDECGQRFSYKTNLNQHMRIHTGDEPFSCDECGQKFSQKKSLNLHRTIHAGDKPFSCDECGHKFSQKTTLNLHMRIHTGDKPFSCDECGQRFSYKTYLNQHMRIHAGDEPFSCTECGYRFSHKTNLNRHMRIHTGEKPFSCDECGQRFSRNDYLKKHMRIHTGDKPFSCEFCGDVFMWHLSLKRHIRVHTK; from the exons tcttccctgcagatgtgcagcaactgttgGTGATAACAGAGGAGGTTTCTTGGAGTCTGGACAAGCAGGATCCAGAGGAACTATGGCCCAATCAGGATGGAGAGCAATTGATGATGGGCTGGTGGAGAGTGTCACCAGTCTTCCAATGATGATGGCTCCTGTGAAGACTGAAGATGATGAAAAAGAACTTCAGCCTTTGTCATATTCAGCCCACCTTTATCAAACCCAAACTGAAGGTAACACAGAAGTAAAGGCTCCAACCAACAACCcagataaacagattaaatcagAAACTGATGGAGAGGAATATGGAGGACCAGAAATAAGCAGTGACCCAGACCCGAACAGTCATTTACAACAACACTGTGACAGAAAGGCTTCAGGCTCTTCTGAGATAAaatatttgtcacattttggACCTGAAATGAAAGACGAAGATAAAAGCTGGAATGACAACAGGGAACATGGGTCAGGTGTAAACAATGATGTGGAATGTAACGCTGCCAAAACCTCCCTCAGCTGCTCTGAATGTGGTGAAGAGTTTCACTCTCAACGATCTCTCCAGAGACACTTAACAAAAAGGTCTTTGAGCTGCTTGAATAGTAAGAAATGTttgacacaaagaaaaaataacccgAAACAGGTCCACACAGGAAAGAAAACAGTTCGATGCGATGTTTGTGGTAAAATCTTTAGTCATAGAGTAAACCTTAACAGACACATGAAAATCCACACGGGAgagaaaccattcagctgtgatgaatgtggacaaagatttagtcaaaagacagacttaaaccaacacatgagaatccacacaggtgagaaaccattcagctgtgatgaatgtgggcAAAGATTTAGTTACAAGACAAGTTTAAAAttacacatgagaatccacacaggagacaaaccgttcagctgtgatgaatgtggacatagctTTAGAcgaaaaagtaaattaaatgaacacatgagaatccacacaggagagaggcCATTCAGCTGTattgaatgtggacaaagatttagtcaaaagacataCTTAAACCagcacatgagaatccacacaggtgagaaaCCATTCATTTGTGATAAATGTGggcaaagatttagtcaaaatacaggcttaaaccaacacatgagaacccacacaggagacaaaccattcagctgtgatgaatgtggacaaagatttagttacaagacaaacttaaaccaacacatgagaatccacacaggagacgaaccattcagctgtgatgaatgtggacagaAATTTAGTCAAAAGAAAAGCTTAAACTTACACAGGACAATCCACGCAGGAGACAagccattcagctgtgatgaatgtggacataaaTTTAGTCAGAAGACAACCTTAAACttacacatgagaatccacacaggagacaaaccattcagctgtgatgaatgtggacaacgATTTAGTTACAAGACATACTTAAATCAACACATGAGAATACACGCAGGAGACGAACCATTCAGCTGCACTGAATGTGGATATCGATTTAGTCACAAGACAAACTTAAacagacacatgagaatccacacag gagagaaaccattcagctgtgatgaatgtggacaaagatttagtcgaaatgactacttaaagaaacacatgagaatccacacaggagacaaaccattcagctgtgagtTTTGTGGTGACGTTTTTATGTGGCATCTCTCTTTGAAACGACATATTCGTGTCCACACAAAATAG
- the LOC121641301 gene encoding zinc finger protein OZF-like isoform X3, whose product MSSRIRFTSFQSAAEASSLGRNDGTEGGSDKASLSRDPLREGSLPCRCAATVGDNRGGFLESGQAGSRGTMAQSGWRAIDDGLVESVTSLPMMMAPVKTEDDEKELQPLSYSAHLYQTQTEGNTEVKAPTNNPDKQIKSETDGEEYGGPEISSDPDPNSHLQQHCDRKASGSSEIKYLSHFGPEMKDEDKSWNDNREHGSGVNNDVECNAAKTSLSCSECGEEFHSQRSLQRHLTKRSLSCLNSKKCLTQRKNNPKQVHTGKKTVRCDVCGKIFSHRVNLNRHMKIHTGEKPFSCDECGQRFSQKTDLNQHMRIHTGEKPFSCDECGQRFSYKTSLKLHMRIHTGDKPFSCDECGHSFRRKSKLNEHMRIHTGERPFSCIECGQRFSQKTYLNQHMRIHTGEKPFICDKCGQRFSQNTGLNQHMRTHTGDKPFSCDECGQRFSHKTNLNRHMRIHTGEKPFSCDECGQRFSRNDYLKKHMRIHTGDKPFSCEFCGDVFMWHLSLKRHIRVHTK is encoded by the exons tcttccctgcagatgtgcagcaactgttgGTGATAACAGAGGAGGTTTCTTGGAGTCTGGACAAGCAGGATCCAGAGGAACTATGGCCCAATCAGGATGGAGAGCAATTGATGATGGGCTGGTGGAGAGTGTCACCAGTCTTCCAATGATGATGGCTCCTGTGAAGACTGAAGATGATGAAAAAGAACTTCAGCCTTTGTCATATTCAGCCCACCTTTATCAAACCCAAACTGAAGGTAACACAGAAGTAAAGGCTCCAACCAACAACCcagataaacagattaaatcagAAACTGATGGAGAGGAATATGGAGGACCAGAAATAAGCAGTGACCCAGACCCGAACAGTCATTTACAACAACACTGTGACAGAAAGGCTTCAGGCTCTTCTGAGATAAaatatttgtcacattttggACCTGAAATGAAAGACGAAGATAAAAGCTGGAATGACAACAGGGAACATGGGTCAGGTGTAAACAATGATGTGGAATGTAACGCTGCCAAAACCTCCCTCAGCTGCTCTGAATGTGGTGAAGAGTTTCACTCTCAACGATCTCTCCAGAGACACTTAACAAAAAGGTCTTTGAGCTGCTTGAATAGTAAGAAATGTttgacacaaagaaaaaataacccgAAACAGGTCCACACAGGAAAGAAAACAGTTCGATGCGATGTTTGTGGTAAAATCTTTAGTCATAGAGTAAACCTTAACAGACACATGAAAATCCACACGGGAgagaaaccattcagctgtgatgaatgtggacaaagatttagtcaaaagacagacttaaaccaacacatgagaatccacacaggtgagaaaccattcagctgtgatgaatgtgggcAAAGATTTAGTTACAAGACAAGTTTAAAAttacacatgagaatccacacaggagacaaaccgttcagctgtgatgaatgtggacatagctTTAGAcgaaaaagtaaattaaatgaacacatgagaatccacacaggagagaggcCATTCAGCTGTattgaatgtggacaaagatttagtcaaaagacataCTTAAACCagcacatgagaatccacacaggtgagaaaCCATTCATTTGTGATAAATGTGggcaaagatttagtcaaaatacaggcttaaaccaacacatgagaacccacacaggagacaaaccattcagctgtgatgaatgtggacaaagatttag TCACAAGACAAACTTAAacagacacatgagaatccacacag gagagaaaccattcagctgtgatgaatgtggacaaagatttagtcgaaatgactacttaaagaaacacatgagaatccacacaggagacaaaccattcagctgtgagtTTTGTGGTGACGTTTTTATGTGGCATCTCTCTTTGAAACGACATATTCGTGTCCACACAAAATAG
- the LOC121641301 gene encoding zinc finger protein OZF-like isoform X2 translates to MSSRIRFTSFQSAAEASSLGRNDGTEGGSDKASLSRDPLREGSLPCRCAATVGDNRGGFLESGQAGSRGTMAQSGWRAIDDGLVESVTSLPMMMAPVKTEDDEKELQPLSYSAHLYQTQTEGNTEVKAPTNNPDKQIKSETDGEEYGGPEISSDPDPNSHLQQHCDRKASGSSEIKYLSHFGPEMKDEDKSWNDNREHGSGVNNDVECNAAKTSLSCSECGEEFHSQRSLQRHLTKRSLSCLNSKKCLTQRKNNPKQVHTGKKTVRCDVCGKIFSHRVNLNRHMKIHTGEKPFSCDECGQRFSQKTDLNQHMRIHTGEKPFSCDECGQRFSYKTSLKLHMRIHTGDKPFSCDECGHSFRRKSKLNEHMRIHTGERPFSCIECGQRFSQKTYLNQHMRIHTGEKPFICDKCGQRFSQNTGLNQHMRTHTGDKPFSCDECGQRFSYKTNLNQHMRIHTGEKPFSCDECGQRFSRNDYLKKHMRIHTGDKPFSCEFCGDVFMWHLSLKRHIRVHTK, encoded by the exons tcttccctgcagatgtgcagcaactgttgGTGATAACAGAGGAGGTTTCTTGGAGTCTGGACAAGCAGGATCCAGAGGAACTATGGCCCAATCAGGATGGAGAGCAATTGATGATGGGCTGGTGGAGAGTGTCACCAGTCTTCCAATGATGATGGCTCCTGTGAAGACTGAAGATGATGAAAAAGAACTTCAGCCTTTGTCATATTCAGCCCACCTTTATCAAACCCAAACTGAAGGTAACACAGAAGTAAAGGCTCCAACCAACAACCcagataaacagattaaatcagAAACTGATGGAGAGGAATATGGAGGACCAGAAATAAGCAGTGACCCAGACCCGAACAGTCATTTACAACAACACTGTGACAGAAAGGCTTCAGGCTCTTCTGAGATAAaatatttgtcacattttggACCTGAAATGAAAGACGAAGATAAAAGCTGGAATGACAACAGGGAACATGGGTCAGGTGTAAACAATGATGTGGAATGTAACGCTGCCAAAACCTCCCTCAGCTGCTCTGAATGTGGTGAAGAGTTTCACTCTCAACGATCTCTCCAGAGACACTTAACAAAAAGGTCTTTGAGCTGCTTGAATAGTAAGAAATGTttgacacaaagaaaaaataacccgAAACAGGTCCACACAGGAAAGAAAACAGTTCGATGCGATGTTTGTGGTAAAATCTTTAGTCATAGAGTAAACCTTAACAGACACATGAAAATCCACACGGGAgagaaaccattcagctgtgatgaatgtggacaaagatttagtcaaaagacagacttaaaccaacacatgagaatccacacaggtgagaaaccattcagctgtgatgaatgtgggcAAAGATTTAGTTACAAGACAAGTTTAAAAttacacatgagaatccacacaggagacaaaccgttcagctgtgatgaatgtggacatagctTTAGAcgaaaaagtaaattaaatgaacacatgagaatccacacaggagagaggcCATTCAGCTGTattgaatgtggacaaagatttagtcaaaagacataCTTAAACCagcacatgagaatccacacaggtgagaaaCCATTCATTTGTGATAAATGTGggcaaagatttagtcaaaatacaggcttaaaccaacacatgagaacccacacaggagacaaaccattcagctgtgatgaatgtggacaaagatttagttacaagacaaacttaaaccaacac atgagaatccacacag gagagaaaccattcagctgtgatgaatgtggacaaagatttagtcgaaatgactacttaaagaaacacatgagaatccacacaggagacaaaccattcagctgtgagtTTTGTGGTGACGTTTTTATGTGGCATCTCTCTTTGAAACGACATATTCGTGTCCACACAAAATAG